In Clostridium swellfunianum, a genomic segment contains:
- a CDS encoding thiamine diphosphokinase: MKAVIIAGGVPPSLDLIMNELQGDCVLICADSGANCLLEYKINPDYLIGDFDSIDEKALMYFSSRNCVIEEHPSEKDETDSELALIKAIELKPDQIALLGCTGNRLDHTFGNLGLLMKCLNTKIQAYIRDEKNTMWLANKSLSIYGKTDEYFSLLAYGSDVSNISIRGAKYSLNNYHLKLGSSLTVSNRFIDSKVEISFSDGILLITKSFD; this comes from the coding sequence ATGAAAGCTGTTATTATTGCTGGAGGAGTTCCACCAAGCCTAGACTTAATTATGAATGAACTACAAGGTGACTGCGTATTGATTTGCGCTGACAGTGGCGCTAACTGTCTCCTTGAATACAAAATTAATCCAGACTATCTAATAGGTGATTTTGATTCTATTGATGAAAAAGCTCTTATGTATTTTTCTAGCAGAAATTGCGTTATAGAAGAACATCCTTCGGAAAAGGATGAAACAGATTCAGAACTTGCTTTAATAAAGGCAATAGAATTAAAACCTGACCAAATAGCATTATTAGGATGCACAGGAAATAGGTTGGACCATACATTTGGAAACTTAGGGTTGTTAATGAAGTGCCTAAATACCAAGATTCAGGCATACATAAGAGATGAAAAAAATACTATGTGGCTTGCCAATAAATCGCTATCTATATATGGAAAAACAGATGAATACTTTTCGCTTCTTGCGTATGGCTCAGATGTAAGCAATATAAGCATTAGAGGAGCCAAGTATAGTCTTAATAATTATCACTTAAAGTTAGGCAGCAGTTTAACTGTTTCAAACAGGTTCATAGACAGCAAAGTAGAGATAAGTTTTAGTGATGGAATTCTTCTAATTACTAAGAGCTTTGATTAG
- the rpe gene encoding ribulose-phosphate 3-epimerase, translated as MIKIAPSVLSADFSKLGYQVEELQKYGADIIHLDVMDGRFVPNITFGPPIIKSIRKYSTLPFDVHLMIEEPGRYIEDFVKAGADILTVHYEADRHIDRTINYIKSFGIKAAVALNPGTPVKNIENLIPYLDMVLIMSVNPGFGGQKFISYASSKIQEVKNLSNELNPNLLIEVDGGVDIENIKQVVDCGANVIVAGSAVFKHNKIEENIKNLKRGL; from the coding sequence ATGATTAAAATAGCTCCTTCCGTGCTATCAGCGGATTTTTCAAAATTAGGATATCAGGTAGAAGAGTTACAAAAGTATGGGGCAGATATCATTCATTTAGATGTTATGGATGGAAGATTTGTTCCTAATATCACTTTTGGACCTCCAATTATAAAGAGTATTAGAAAGTATTCAACGCTTCCATTTGATGTTCACCTAATGATAGAAGAACCTGGTAGATATATAGAGGATTTTGTTAAAGCAGGTGCTGACATATTAACAGTACATTATGAAGCTGATAGACATATCGATAGGACTATAAACTATATAAAAAGCTTTGGAATAAAAGCTGCTGTTGCTTTAAACCCTGGAACTCCAGTGAAAAATATAGAAAATTTAATTCCATATCTGGATATGGTTTTAATAATGTCCGTTAACCCTGGTTTTGGAGGACAAAAGTTTATAAGTTATGCTTCCTCAAAAATTCAGGAAGTGAAGAATTTAAGTAATGAGTTGAATCCAAATCTATTAATTGAAGTAGATGGTGGGGTTGATATTGAAAATATAAAACAAGTTGTAGATTGTGGAGCAAATGTTATTGTTGCAGGTTCTGCTGTATTTAAGCATAATAAAATTGAGGAGAATATAAAGAACTTAAAAAGAGGATTATAA
- the rsgA gene encoding ribosome small subunit-dependent GTPase A produces MEGTIIKGIGGFYYVKVDKNVYECKARGKFRYNELTPMVGDNVDISVKSGKGVIESIHRRINELTRPTVANVTQAFVVFTLVNPEVNMDLINKFLILCSYNNLKIVICINKMDLVELKDYENIIQLLKGTGYEIVFLKAKEGDGVDSLRHKLGDNITVFCGPSGVGKSTLLNKLIGSDVMKTGVISEKLGRGKHTTRHSELVDYENGYIVDTPGFSSLEIDFIPKDELQYCFPEFEEYLNGCKFAGCLHYKEPGCSIKNAVEENHINKERYDFYVKTLEELINRRIRYD; encoded by the coding sequence ATGGAAGGAACTATAATAAAAGGAATTGGTGGATTTTACTATGTAAAAGTTGATAAAAACGTGTATGAATGTAAAGCTAGGGGTAAGTTCAGATATAATGAACTTACCCCTATGGTAGGCGATAATGTTGATATTTCAGTTAAAAGTGGTAAGGGCGTAATAGAGTCTATTCATAGAAGAATAAATGAACTCACTAGACCTACTGTTGCGAATGTAACACAAGCCTTCGTTGTATTTACATTGGTTAATCCTGAAGTTAATATGGATTTAATTAATAAGTTTTTAATTCTATGCTCATATAACAATTTAAAAATTGTTATATGTATTAACAAGATGGATTTGGTTGAACTTAAAGATTATGAGAATATAATCCAATTATTGAAGGGAACTGGGTATGAGATAGTATTTTTGAAGGCGAAGGAAGGTGACGGTGTAGATTCCTTAAGGCATAAGCTAGGTGATAATATAACAGTTTTTTGCGGTCCTTCTGGCGTAGGAAAGTCTACTCTTCTAAATAAACTTATAGGCAGCGATGTAATGAAAACTGGAGTTATAAGTGAAAAGCTTGGAAGAGGAAAACATACTACTAGGCATAGTGAACTTGTTGACTATGAAAATGGTTATATAGTAGATACACCTGGGTTTTCATCTTTGGAGATAGACTTTATACCTAAAGATGAGCTTCAATACTGTTTCCCTGAGTTTGAAGAATATCTAAATGGATGTAAATTTGCAGGATGCCTTCATTATAAAGAGCCTGGATGCTCGATAAAAAATGCTGTAGAGGAAAATCATATTAATAAGGAAAGATATGATTTTTATGTAAAAACGCTTGAAGAATTGATAAATAGGAGGATTAGGTATGATTAA
- the pknB gene encoding Stk1 family PASTA domain-containing Ser/Thr kinase, protein MIGTLLGNRYEILEKIGEGGMAEVYKAKCHLLNRFVAVKILKEEYSRDKEFVDKFKAEAAAAGSISHNNIVNIYDVGSQDNVNYIVMEYVNGKTLKELIIQNGRLDYNRAIDISIQIAKALECAHKTGIVHRDIKPQNILVTDDGNVKVTDFGIAKAANSATITNTNKVMGSAHYFSPEQAKGAFVDARTDIYSLGIVLYEMVTGRVPYDAESPVSVALKHLQEEVVPPKQINNNLPEGLNNLILKSMQKDAISRYQNVKDMLLDLQRIKNNSEYKVEIGNFSDEHTKIMSPLSNTDEDLEEETPKRSRKKIILILIPLALLVIAAGFFSGWYLKSTKSAPKNQTATTKDVIVPKIKGLNEKDAEAALKNVGLQLQVVSREKSDSPEGTVISSSPEEGETTKSNTEVRVYVSAGPQTSNIPDVTNLDIASASKMIENSGFLVGDKSFEYSETVPKDSIISQTPDAAAQASKNSKIDLVISKGTKIKYVTVPDLRGRSVSEAETLLGSVNLKLGNKTTIETTDVKQIDKVINQKPNANTQNVKEGSTVDITIGIEKKVKVPKLTDLTVEKARNELEKLGLKINATAKDTDIVISQDPTADTPVSVGTVINVTAKPATPPPSTGGETKS, encoded by the coding sequence ATGATTGGGACTTTGCTAGGAAACAGATATGAAATTCTTGAAAAAATTGGTGAAGGTGGAATGGCAGAAGTTTATAAAGCAAAGTGCCATTTGCTAAATAGATTCGTTGCAGTCAAGATACTCAAAGAAGAGTATTCAAGGGATAAAGAATTTGTAGACAAATTTAAAGCTGAAGCGGCTGCAGCTGGAAGCATTTCACACAATAATATTGTTAATATTTATGATGTTGGTTCGCAGGATAATGTTAATTATATAGTAATGGAATACGTTAATGGGAAAACTCTTAAGGAGCTAATTATACAAAATGGAAGACTAGATTATAACAGGGCAATTGATATTTCCATTCAAATTGCAAAAGCATTAGAATGTGCGCATAAAACAGGGATAGTCCATAGAGATATAAAGCCTCAAAATATTCTGGTAACAGATGATGGAAATGTTAAGGTGACTGATTTTGGGATTGCGAAGGCTGCTAATTCTGCAACTATTACTAATACAAATAAAGTTATGGGCTCAGCGCATTATTTTTCACCGGAGCAAGCAAAAGGAGCTTTTGTAGATGCTAGAACAGATATATATTCCTTGGGTATAGTTCTTTATGAAATGGTAACAGGAAGGGTACCTTATGACGCAGAGAGCCCAGTTTCAGTAGCATTAAAGCATTTACAGGAAGAAGTTGTACCTCCAAAGCAAATAAATAATAATTTGCCTGAAGGGCTAAATAATCTTATTCTTAAGTCTATGCAGAAGGATGCTATAAGCAGATATCAAAATGTTAAGGATATGCTATTAGATTTACAAAGAATAAAGAATAATTCAGAATATAAGGTTGAAATAGGTAATTTTTCAGATGAGCATACTAAGATAATGAGTCCTTTATCAAATACAGATGAAGATTTAGAGGAAGAAACTCCCAAAAGAAGCAGAAAGAAAATAATACTGATTTTAATTCCATTAGCTTTATTAGTAATTGCTGCGGGATTCTTTTCTGGATGGTATCTAAAAAGCACAAAATCAGCCCCTAAAAATCAAACTGCTACAACTAAGGATGTTATAGTACCTAAGATAAAAGGCTTAAATGAGAAAGATGCTGAAGCAGCGCTAAAGAATGTAGGATTACAGCTGCAAGTAGTCTCAAGGGAAAAAAGTGATAGTCCAGAAGGAACCGTAATATCCAGTTCTCCAGAAGAGGGCGAAACAACAAAATCTAACACAGAGGTTAGAGTGTATGTTAGCGCAGGACCTCAAACATCTAATATTCCTGATGTTACAAATCTTGATATAGCTTCAGCTAGTAAAATGATAGAAAATAGCGGTTTTTTAGTAGGTGATAAATCTTTTGAGTATAGTGAAACTGTACCAAAAGACTCAATAATAAGTCAAACTCCAGACGCTGCTGCACAAGCTTCGAAAAATTCTAAAATTGATTTAGTTATAAGTAAGGGTACAAAAATAAAGTATGTTACAGTTCCAGATTTAAGAGGACGTAGTGTATCTGAAGCAGAAACATTGTTAGGCAGCGTGAATCTTAAACTCGGAAACAAAACTACTATTGAAACTACAGATGTAAAACAAATTGATAAAGTTATAAATCAAAAGCCAAATGCAAATACTCAAAATGTTAAGGAAGGAAGTACGGTAGATATAACTATTGGTATTGAAAAAAAAGTTAAGGTTCCAAAGTTAACAGATTTAACTGTGGAAAAGGCAAGAAATGAATTAGAAAAACTAGGTCTTAAAATTAATGCCACAGCTAAAGATACAGATATAGTCATCAGCCAAGATCCAACAGCTGATACTCCAGTATCAGTTGGTACAGTAATTAATGTTACTGCTAAACCAGCAACTCCTCCACCTTCTACTGGTGGAGAAACTAAATCTTAA
- a CDS encoding Stp1/IreP family PP2C-type Ser/Thr phosphatase — translation MVGLLTDIGNVRKLNEDYVGYHEDNQKKIYIVADGMGGHNAGEVASKMAVDSAIEYINSMDSIENLERVLSEAIQFSNKKVYEFSKTNSSLNGMGTTITACLIKDSNMVVANVGDSRCYVIDNKGIHQVTKDHSLVQQLVDNGSITIEEAAVHPNKNIITRALGTAPVVDIDIYTIDLKEIDRVILCTDGLSNSLTDLEIYEVVMKTSISDACDRLVNLSKERGGRDNITVIIFEGECKNDWDFARKQI, via the coding sequence ATGGTGGGGTTACTAACAGATATAGGCAATGTTAGAAAACTCAATGAAGATTATGTTGGTTATCATGAGGACAACCAAAAAAAAATTTACATAGTTGCAGACGGCATGGGAGGACATAATGCTGGTGAAGTTGCTAGTAAAATGGCTGTAGATTCTGCCATAGAATATATTAATTCTATGGATTCTATTGAAAACTTAGAAAGAGTATTATCAGAGGCTATACAATTTTCTAATAAGAAAGTATATGAGTTTTCTAAAACTAATTCTTCACTTAATGGAATGGGTACAACGATAACTGCGTGTTTAATAAAAGATAGCAACATGGTAGTCGCAAATGTTGGTGATAGCAGATGCTATGTAATTGATAATAAAGGAATTCATCAAGTTACAAAGGATCATTCTCTAGTGCAGCAATTAGTAGATAACGGCTCTATAACCATAGAAGAAGCTGCGGTACATCCGAATAAAAATATTATAACCCGAGCATTAGGTACAGCTCCCGTAGTAGATATTGATATTTATACAATTGATTTAAAGGAAATTGATAGAGTAATACTATGTACTGATGGATTATCTAACTCCTTAACCGATTTAGAAATTTATGAAGTAGTTATGAAGACATCAATCTCTGACGCTTGTGATAGGCTAGTAAATTTGAGCAAGGAAAGAGGCGGAAGAGATAATATAACAGTTATTATTTTTGAGGGAGAGTGTAAGAATGATTGGGACTTTGCTAGGAAACAGATATGA
- the rlmN gene encoding 23S rRNA (adenine(2503)-C(2))-methyltransferase RlmN: MLNILDLSLQELKEWMKENSESQFRAKQVYDWIYKNNWDFNDMNNIPVALRDKLMKSFYIEVPKIIESLKSTSDDTEKFLLGYRDGNVIETVVMKYKHGNSVCVSTQIGCRMGCRFCASTIGGVVRNLSSGEILGQILASQKAIGERISNIVLMGSGEPLDNYENVLKFINIVNSDYGLNIGQRHITLSTCGIVPKIYDLAEENLQITLAISLHSPNDVLRKTMMPIANRYSIEEIIEACKNYIQKTNRRITFEYSLVKGINDGIEQAEELIQLLRGLLCHVNLIPVNEIKENSYEKATSDNVKAFYNKLVDFGIETTIRKEMGADINAACGQLRRSYLEDKNTKKGV, encoded by the coding sequence ATGTTAAATATTCTTGATTTGAGTTTGCAAGAATTAAAAGAGTGGATGAAGGAAAACAGTGAAAGCCAGTTTAGAGCTAAACAGGTTTATGATTGGATTTATAAAAACAATTGGGATTTTAATGATATGAATAATATTCCTGTTGCGTTAAGAGATAAACTTATGAAGTCATTTTATATCGAAGTGCCCAAAATCATCGAATCGCTGAAGTCAACTTCAGATGATACAGAAAAGTTTCTTTTGGGTTATAGAGATGGAAATGTAATTGAAACTGTGGTTATGAAATATAAACACGGAAATTCAGTTTGTGTATCTACACAGATAGGCTGTAGAATGGGTTGCAGGTTTTGTGCTTCAACTATTGGAGGTGTAGTCAGAAATTTAAGCTCTGGTGAAATATTAGGACAGATTTTAGCTTCCCAGAAAGCAATAGGAGAGAGGATTTCTAACATTGTACTTATGGGGAGTGGAGAACCATTAGATAATTATGAAAATGTATTAAAATTTATAAACATAGTAAACTCTGATTATGGACTTAATATAGGACAGCGGCATATTACTCTTTCCACATGTGGAATAGTTCCTAAAATTTATGATCTGGCTGAGGAAAATTTGCAGATAACGCTTGCAATTTCTCTACATTCACCTAATGATGTATTAAGAAAAACTATGATGCCGATAGCTAATAGATATTCTATTGAAGAGATTATTGAAGCTTGTAAAAACTATATTCAAAAAACTAATAGAAGAATAACTTTTGAGTATTCACTAGTTAAAGGAATTAACGACGGAATAGAACAGGCTGAGGAGTTAATACAACTATTAAGAGGTCTATTATGTCACGTTAATTTAATACCTGTTAATGAAATAAAAGAAAATTCCTATGAAAAGGCTACTTCTGATAATGTTAAAGCATTTTATAATAAGCTGGTAGACTTTGGAATAGAGACTACTATAAGAAAAGAGATGGGCGCTGATATTAATGCAGCATGCGGACAGCTAAGGCGAAGCTATCTTGAAGATAAAAACACAAAAAAAGGGGTGTGA
- the rsmB gene encoding 16S rRNA (cytosine(967)-C(5))-methyltransferase RsmB encodes MNITRKVAVDIIDTILNKGAYSNIALNSTLNKVNLNDRDKGLVTEIVYGTLKYKYTIDKILSSFLKQKLSKMDGYIVSILRTALYQILFLDKVPEFAAVNEAVDIAKKYKSIQASKFVNAVLRNYLRNKSKVFYDENNKIEAICFKYSYEPWMVKFFVEQYGEEKGELILNGLNSTPGVTVRVNNLKTNFDEAIRKLKDMEYDVKDGVVCPEAIRILKGKSIEKNPLFMEGLITVQDESAMLVAPSMDVIPNIKVLDLCSAPGGKTTHISELMNNTGKVQAYDIHKDKLPLIEQNSKRLGITNIQCDVLDASAYNEALRDSAERVLIDVPCSGLGIIRKKPEIKWTKDLKQLKEIIKIQRNIMGNAAKYVKIGGVLLYSTCTLNKKENEDNVRWFVSNFPNYSIEKLYYGELDNILYDEYGVTILPNEYMDGFFIVKFRRIR; translated from the coding sequence ATGAACATTACAAGAAAAGTTGCAGTTGATATAATAGATACAATATTAAATAAAGGTGCTTACTCTAACATAGCATTAAATTCAACCCTTAATAAAGTTAATTTGAATGATAGGGATAAAGGATTAGTTACTGAAATTGTATACGGAACATTGAAGTATAAATATACAATAGATAAAATATTATCCTCTTTTTTAAAGCAAAAACTTTCAAAAATGGATGGTTATATAGTAAGTATTCTAAGGACTGCATTATATCAGATTTTATTTTTAGATAAGGTTCCAGAATTTGCAGCTGTAAATGAAGCTGTAGATATAGCTAAAAAATACAAATCTATTCAAGCTTCAAAATTTGTAAACGCAGTTCTTAGAAACTATTTAAGAAATAAATCCAAAGTTTTTTACGATGAAAATAATAAAATAGAGGCTATTTGCTTCAAATATTCTTATGAGCCATGGATGGTAAAATTCTTTGTAGAACAATATGGGGAAGAAAAAGGCGAATTAATATTAAATGGCCTTAACAGTACACCCGGAGTTACTGTTAGGGTTAACAATTTAAAGACTAATTTTGATGAAGCCATAAGAAAACTTAAGGATATGGAATACGATGTAAAAGATGGTGTAGTCTGCCCAGAGGCTATTAGAATACTAAAAGGCAAAAGTATAGAGAAAAATCCACTTTTTATGGAGGGTTTAATAACTGTACAGGATGAAAGTGCTATGCTTGTTGCACCATCAATGGATGTCATACCAAATATTAAAGTCTTGGATCTTTGTAGCGCTCCTGGCGGGAAAACAACTCACATTTCAGAATTAATGAATAATACAGGCAAGGTACAAGCTTACGATATACATAAAGATAAACTGCCTCTTATTGAACAGAACTCTAAGAGGTTAGGAATAACAAATATACAGTGCGATGTATTGGATGCGTCTGCTTATAATGAGGCTCTTAGAGATTCTGCAGAACGAGTTTTGATAGATGTGCCTTGTTCAGGACTAGGAATTATAAGAAAAAAGCCAGAAATCAAATGGACAAAAGATTTAAAGCAGCTCAAAGAAATTATAAAGATTCAGAGAAATATTATGGGTAATGCTGCAAAATATGTTAAAATAGGCGGTGTGTTACTATATTCTACATGTACACTGAACAAAAAAGAAAATGAGGATAATGTAAGGTGGTTTGTCTCAAACTTTCCTAATTATAGCATTGAAAAACTTTATTATGGCGAACTTGATAATATTCTATATGATGAATATGGTGTAACGATTTTGCCTAATGAGTATATGGATGGGTTCTTTATAGTAAAATTCAGAAGAATACGGTAG
- a CDS encoding zinc metallopeptidase, giving the protein MFYGYSNFLILVPALIVSFWAQTKVSSTFEKYSKVYSMSGLTGAQTARMLLDTSGLYDIPVEVVPGRLSDHYDPRSRVMRLSKEVFYGTSVASIGVAAHETGHAIQHKLKYAPLTIRNSIIPLVNISSNLSWGLFVLGLVLGWANLINFGILLFSAVVVFQLITLPVEFNASKRAITILSDKGILYTNELSGAKAVLDAAAMTYVAAALMAVSQLLRLIMMSNRNSD; this is encoded by the coding sequence ATGTTTTATGGATATTCAAATTTTTTAATTCTAGTACCAGCTCTAATTGTGTCCTTTTGGGCTCAGACGAAAGTTAGTTCTACCTTTGAAAAATATTCAAAGGTCTACAGCATGAGTGGGCTTACTGGTGCACAAACAGCGAGAATGCTTCTAGATACAAGTGGTCTTTATGATATCCCTGTAGAAGTCGTTCCAGGCAGGCTCTCTGACCATTATGACCCTAGGAGCAGAGTTATGAGACTTTCCAAGGAAGTATTTTATGGTACTTCCGTTGCTTCTATTGGTGTAGCTGCACATGAAACAGGTCATGCCATACAACATAAATTAAAATATGCTCCGTTAACTATAAGAAATTCAATTATACCATTAGTAAATATAAGCTCAAATTTATCATGGGGTTTATTTGTGCTTGGATTAGTGCTAGGATGGGCTAACCTGATAAACTTTGGGATACTTTTATTTTCAGCTGTAGTAGTATTTCAGCTAATAACACTACCTGTAGAATTTAATGCTTCTAAAAGAGCGATAACTATACTTTCTGATAAGGGAATACTTTACACAAATGAGTTAAGTGGTGCTAAAGCTGTGCTAGATGCCGCTGCTATGACTTATGTTGCTGCTGCACTTATGGCAGTTTCACAACTACTAAGGCTTATTATGATGAGCAATAGAAATAGTGATTAA
- the fmt gene encoding methionyl-tRNA formyltransferase: MNIVFMGTPEFAVPSLKKIVEKYNVCAVYTQPDRPKGRGNKVTMSFVKEEALKHDIPVYQPVKIKNDRECIDVLRKINPDFIIVVAFGQILPKEILDIPKMGCINLHASLLPKYRGAAPINWAIINGETKTGNTTMLMDVGLDTGDMLLRSEIEITDTMTAGELHDILMIDGSNLLVETIEKLRNGEVTPQKQNDEDSCYASMLSKDTARINWALSSIEINNLIRGLNPWPIAYTQYENNLMKIYQSEIIDYKTPNKPGTILKVGKSGIEVSTGNGILLVKSIQFPGGKPLRVEEYVKGHEIKEGVILV; encoded by the coding sequence TTGAATATAGTTTTTATGGGTACTCCAGAATTTGCGGTACCTTCACTAAAAAAAATAGTTGAAAAATATAATGTATGTGCTGTTTATACTCAACCTGATAGACCTAAAGGAAGAGGAAATAAAGTAACTATGTCTTTTGTGAAAGAGGAAGCTTTAAAACACGATATTCCTGTATATCAACCTGTTAAAATAAAGAATGATAGAGAATGCATAGATGTGCTAAGAAAAATAAATCCTGACTTTATTATTGTTGTTGCTTTTGGACAAATACTACCAAAAGAGATATTAGATATTCCTAAAATGGGTTGCATAAACCTACATGCTTCGCTACTTCCTAAATATAGAGGAGCTGCTCCTATTAATTGGGCAATAATTAATGGAGAAACCAAAACTGGAAATACAACAATGCTTATGGATGTAGGGCTTGATACAGGTGATATGCTTCTAAGAAGTGAAATTGAAATTACAGATACAATGACTGCTGGAGAACTGCATGATATTTTGATGATAGATGGTTCAAATTTACTAGTAGAAACAATTGAAAAACTAAGAAATGGTGAGGTAACTCCTCAAAAGCAAAATGATGAAGATAGTTGCTATGCTTCAATGTTATCTAAAGATACTGCTAGAATTAATTGGGCTTTAAGCAGTATAGAGATTAATAACTTGATAAGAGGTCTAAATCCATGGCCTATTGCTTATACCCAATATGAAAATAATTTAATGAAGATATATCAATCAGAAATAATTGATTATAAAACTCCAAATAAACCAGGAACAATTTTAAAGGTTGGCAAGTCTGGAATAGAGGTTTCTACTGGTAATGGTATTTTGCTAGTAAAGTCTATACAATTCCCAGGAGGTAAGCCTTTAAGGGTGGAGGAATATGTAAAAGGGCATGAAATTAAGGAAGGCGTAATTTTAGTTTAA
- the def gene encoding peptide deformylase yields the protein MAIRNIRKIGDELLRKKSKPVDEINERILTLIKDMQETMYAADGVGLAAPQVGILKRVIVIDVGNGPINLINPEILETYGEYIDEEGCLSIPGEQGKVLRPEKVKVRGLNEKGEEVTVEGEGLLARAFCHEIDHLNGILFVDKLIEGEE from the coding sequence ATGGCAATTAGAAATATAAGAAAAATCGGAGATGAATTATTAAGAAAAAAAAGTAAACCAGTGGATGAAATCAACGAAAGGATTTTAACCTTAATCAAAGATATGCAGGAAACAATGTATGCAGCTGATGGCGTTGGATTGGCTGCTCCACAGGTAGGAATACTCAAGAGAGTTATTGTTATAGATGTAGGTAATGGACCTATAAATTTGATTAATCCTGAGATACTAGAAACATACGGTGAGTATATAGATGAAGAAGGGTGCTTAAGTATACCTGGAGAACAGGGGAAAGTGCTTCGACCAGAAAAGGTAAAAGTAAGAGGTTTAAACGAAAAGGGAGAAGAAGTAACTGTAGAAGGAGAAGGTCTATTAGCTAGGGCCTTTTGTCATGAAATAGATCATTTAAATGGTATTTTGTTTGTTGATAAGCTTATTGAAGGAGAGGAATAG